AACCTCTCCCGTCACAGGACGCGCCGTACACCGCCCATCCGGGGGAATTACCAGCGCGCGCTCTGACCACACGCCCCGCCGGTGACCTGCGTCTCCGGTGGGGCGTCGCTGTGCGTGCCCTCCGGCGGTCGTTGGCCGGTGCCCGGTGGCGCGGCTACTGTCTGCCAGCGCGGAACCCGGCACACGGCCGCCCACGGAGGGCGGACCCGGGCCCCGCGCAGCGGAAGGGAGCGGTCTCACGTGGCGTCCCATCGCCGGACCGGGCCTAGCGCCCTTGACCGGAACACGAAGGTCACCGTCCTCACCGCCGCAGCGGCCGGCGCCGCCGTCGTCATGACGGGGGCACCCGCGGGCGCGGCGCCCGGTCTCCCGCACGACCCGGCCGCGGGCGCCCGCGCCCAGGTCGACAGGCTCTTCGAGGAGGCCGAGCAGGCCACCGAACGCTTCAACGAGGCCGGCGAGAAGGCCGACCGGCTGCGCGCCGAGATCAGCCGGGCCCAGGACGCGGTGGCCCGCGGCCAGGAACGCGTCAACACCATGCGCGGCGTCCTCGGCACCTTCGCCGGAGCCCAGTACCGGGCCGGAGGCATCGACCCCTCCCTCGCGCTGATGCTCGCCGAGGACCCCGACGCCTACCTCGAACAGGCCGCCGCCCTGGACCGGCTGACCGGGCGCCAGGCCCGCCACCTCGACGAACTCCGCGAGGAGCAGCGCCGGCTCGGCCAGGAGCGCCAAGTGGCCTCCCGCAAGCTCGCCGAACTCGAAGCCC
This genomic window from Streptomyces sp. NBC_01351 contains:
- a CDS encoding C40 family peptidase; translation: MASHRRTGPSALDRNTKVTVLTAAAAGAAVVMTGAPAGAAPGLPHDPAAGARAQVDRLFEEAEQATERFNEAGEKADRLRAEISRAQDAVARGQERVNTMRGVLGTFAGAQYRAGGIDPSLALMLAEDPDAYLEQAAALDRLTGRQARHLDELREEQRRLGQERQVASRKLAELEALRSDVATHKRSVTAKLAAARRLLNAMPTEERADFERASRSGGRQDALPEPPALGPSSGRAAAAVMAARSAVGRPYVWGSTGPTGFDCSGLMVWSYRQAGVALPRTSQAQRHAGRQVPLSQARPGDLVTYRSDASHVGMYVGNGQVVHAPYPGARVRYDPVGMMPVSSVTRP